GTTTCTTGAAATTGGTATGCCTATCCTAGATTGTGAATAGTGCAATTCATGTTTCTGATTTTGATAATTTGAATAGTTTATGAAGCATAGATCACTGTTATTGCAAATGATTTGGGACTGCTTTTGAGGTAGTTGAGACCTGAGTGGCAAGAACAAATTACTAAACCAAGCATAATAGCATCTCAGCTTGCCAGTTTGAACAGAATTCTTGAGTTTTAGTATTTCATAATTATCTATTCTTCATTAATTTTCGATGATGTCCTGGTTCATTTTCAGGATTGCAAAAGCTTTCTTTACTAAACTTGGAAGGGTGCCTTGTAAAAGCTGCATGCTTGGATTCTCTTGCTGATTTAATTGCTTGATATACTTTTATGCTTATTATGTTGTTGATCTAGAAAATTGGTCACTTTATTATATTTCCTAGAAATAATACAACTATACAACTACTAAACCTATAAACCAGCCAACATATTTAAGgataagaagagaaaaagatgATACTTTTATCAACAAATAAATAACTTGAGTGGTTTATACACTCTGCTGTACAAATGTTATCCTCAATTATCAATCCAACCTAAGATATTATCATATTGCAAGCTCAAAATTGCTTCACCAAAATTAATAATGAATGAAAGAATGATTAGAGAGAACTCAATAAAGGCAACCTCAAGCAGGAAGATCATTCTAACATTACAATGCACCCTTGAATTCTTCCAATTTGCCCTCGAACTACAGGAAGATTAATGAGTTCTAGTAGCAGTCCCACTGCTTCCATCCTCTCTTCTGCATCTCTTGTTAGAGACTTCATCACTGGTGATAAAAACTCGGTTTCTGCCATCTTCTCTTGCACAGTACTATTACAAAAGATAACTAAgtaattaacaacaacaaatacAGTCAATTTCACAAGAAATGTTGCCTTATTTTCAGAATTCTACCTTTGTCTCATCTTTGTCCGAAGCCATATTTCCTAACAATTGAATGATGTTAAGCTTCTCTTTTCCATAATCATATTCATAGAAAACTGGATTTTTTgtaggaaaaaagaaaagaaaagaataatcAGTTACACAAGTAGTAAACCGTAACTGGGAAACACATGATAAAGGAATTAACTTTATAAGAAACTAATGGAAAATTGAGAGCAAAAAAGGAAAAATCAATCACACACATAAATTCAAGAAATTCAGAAGAAAATTGAATTGAACCTGTTGAGAAAATGCAAGGGATGACTAAGAAAATTGTGAAAACACCAAGAAGTTTAATATTTTGGTTAACAAAGTTAAATTTCTTGCCACTTTCTCATATAACTCAAGCTGTTTCATGAGTTGTAAAGATTCTTTAAATGATTAAGGctcaaatatttatttatcatcACATGACTTATACTGGTTTAGGCTTATAAACAATGCTTGCCTGTTTCCTTGCATAAGAAGGTGGTTGTGAATTTTCTGTCTATATGCTATTTAGTCCATTCATTTgccattattttttatttcagttGAAAAATCTTTTGTTTTGTTACCAAAATGCTAATAGTTTATTGCCTTTTGTTACCAAAATGCTACGTGGTTATTGCCTTTTTCATTGTTACCAAAATCTTTTGCATTTTGATCATTCCCTCTTGATGCGGGAGTTCTAGTGCAACTCTGGTTTTCCATTTTTTCTGGGGTTTGAAGTGGAAGTGGGAGTTTGGGTGATTTGGATTACACCCGAGAGAAGGGGCTGGTTGATGCAGCTTTTGGTTAAATAATTAAAGGTTCATTTATGCTCAGTTTTGAAGATGCTGTCTGATCAGAGAAAAAAGGTAAACTTACTCGGCTCATATGTCTATTTAGATTCATATGTATGTATCTTAATATGTTTTGGATTGGTTTTGACTTTAGAAAAGTCAAATAATGCGATTAATGTGATTGTGATGCTATTGATATGTTTCCTTTCATGGAGTTTTGCTTTGATGCATTACTTTAGTGTTTGTGAAATTCAGGGCATGGATTGGATCTATGTGTAGTTTGAACTAGCCCTACTTGAGCATTTCCTTTGGATGGTAAATGATTGGTTTTGTTTATCAGTTTATAAGAgtttatcaattaaaaatattatcagTTGGCATCACTTTTGGCGGTCCGGCAATACTCCGCTATAAGGATCGATTTAAAGAAGCTGTCTTCTTGCCTTTTGACTCACCATCCTGGAAGATTTTATTCTCTCTCAAGCTTGTTGATAATAGTCTACTAGTACATATCTGACCTTGGTTATTCTCATTCTCAATGACAGGTTAATGGGCTGCTGATCATCTTCTACGATCCCTTCTTGGAAGTTAGGTTCATTATTATCCAATAGATCAGTACAGGTATGTAGATAGCTGGTTGTGTGAGTTttattgtgttttattaggGTGTGTTTGCGAATTCTAGGGGAAAGAAAGTGCATGTTTGGTATCTAGTGAATCTTTGTATCTTTGCATTGCTTCCAGAATTACTCAGACCTCTGTCAGAAGGGTAATTTGTTTCCTAGTCTCTTGTAATATCTAGTGAATCTTTGTATCTCTGCATTGCTTCCAGAATCTGCTTAAGGGCTCTAAGATCCTTTCCTGAATTATTAAACTGAAGATATGAAATCCTTTTCTCAATTTCACCATATACAGAGTGGGAGGGTTTTGAAGCTGTTGTCAAAGTCTCACTTCCCTTGGAAACTTGTAAATCAGGATCTTGGCTTGCATCAGGTTGCCTCCATGGGATTGGTTCAAGTGAAAATTGTGAATTTCCGATTAAGGCATTGTCCCTTCTAGAAGTCCCCAAGCACTGGTTTCTTGTTATGGGGGAAACTGGACTTTGGTGTTGGTTATATCCATCACTCATGCAAGACATTTGCGAAGAAGTATCACAAGCTTGTGTGCAATCTAGGAGTTCTTCCAGTCCCATTAACTTTGCTACAACACTCGATGCTCTCTTAGGAGTTTCTGGTTCTTACTGTTGCTGCCTAAATATAACTGTATACAAATTTAAGTTGAGCATAAACAGGGAGCACTTTTATTTATCACAGAAACATGGGTGTCTATTGCTCAGAAGCTTTGAAATATTTGTGGAAAATCCCAAATCTTATATTTgatatattattgttattatttgtAGAATCATGTATCACTTGGGAATGTATAAATTCTTCTAGGCTTTATAAGAACTTCAAGTGCTCAACACTTATAGGCAATCAAATCATTGAAAACTCAGAAACAGGAGAAACTTTTTTTTGATGCATATGTTTGTAGTTTTTATGCTTCAGCTTCATATGTTGTGATTGTGTTGGTGAAAGTGCATATTTTTAGATTTTGTTTTGCATTTGCTTTGATTACTATACACattattgatttatttgatTGCATTGGCAGCTGTCTCGCTTGAAAATTCAAACCCAAAAACCAAGAGCATTGCTGAAGTTAGTCTCATGTGGGAGATGTATCTCTTCAAAATCTCCAAGATAGTTTTGGGAATCTCTCAGAGGATCTATCCCACTGCCATTGTAATTTGTATTTGCCTGTATTTAGGCCAGTTTTTTTTTCCTCCTCGTGTTATAGGGTCCAATTTCATAAGGCTAATCCTTATTTTCATTTAGTCTAATAGAAAGCATATAGTTATATATCTAATGAAGAAAAATTAGGAATGTAGTTGATGTAGTTATTCCATTTTAGCGATAATATGTTGTATATTTTTCCTTCCAAGCATAAATTTGAtgagaaatttaaatttagattcaattcaaaattttattaactACTGTAGTAGTATCTTTTGTTGGAGCTCTATTAACTGGTCTCAATTATTGCTTTGGTTGTTCTGTTGAATAGAAAATGTAAGCAAGAACTTGTCTTATTTCAGGACAAATCTGTGAGTTCAGTCTTGTGTCTTGAacccattttttttaatttggttttatATCATATTGAGTAATGATAGAGGACTATAAAAGTGTGCATATAAACAGTGGAGTTAGATGACTCAAAATTATccattgagtttttttttttcagaatctATACTCCccttttataatatttaacaTGACTCAGAATTAGATGAACAAAATCAGAGAGttatatttattacataaataaaaaaccAGGATTAAAAGGGATTAGGGATAGACTGTAATAAAATGCGAGTCAATCAGAAAATGGTTTGGACAAACTTTGCAGATTGAGCTCTTGCTTTCAGAGTATCCTTCTTTGATCTCGCCTCCTGTATCTTACTCTCCAGAAGCTACAGGCAATTAACAAAGCAAAAATGGGATAAACTTACATCACTAGttataacaaaaaatttctGCACTATAATTAAAATAGTCCAACCATTTTCAATAGCTTATAGGATTCTGGGAAGATGCAATTTCTTACAAAAACAAAGTTACTAGCACACTATAAATTTTGGTTTCCAAGCATACCAAAAACAAAGCTGCTGctctttttctttaaaaaaacaaacaaaacataaaaaaactGGAAGGGCAGAACAAAGTTTGTTTCTAAGAATAAGCATAGTCTAGAAGGAAACAAGAATTAATTTCAGTACAAGAAGATATCCCAGAACTTGTTACCTCAGGTACATAATGCATCAACATATTTTCAATGCTGAATTTCAAAGTCACCGAAGAGCTTGGGCACCCACTACATGCTCCTTGCATCTTAAGTTTTACTATTCCAGTATCCCTAGATAAAAACCACAATAAACAAATTAACTTGGTACAAATATAACTCTATAGTGCCCGTAGTTGGACGCTCTTCCTAAAAGTTTCATCCATGTGCTTCAAAACCAAAATAACAAACTATTAAGAACTTCCAGATCAAATCCTCGATATTCAATGTCTCCACCATCATCTTTAACAGCTGGCCGAATATGAGTCTCCAACAATTCCTTGATCATTGCAACAATTTCAGAATCATCCTGTACAAAACACATGCATACTACCATTTAGTTTAGGCCTCTCAAATATTGTTGAGTACATACTCAAATGTACTCCAGGGTTAAAACATTTTCATACTACAAGGTACTTAGATTAATTAGATACAAGTATAGAGTATGCTAAGGAAAAAACCATCTGAACTGAGTAGGTGAGGCACAAGGTAGTGAATGCCAATTTAGTGGGGAAATGGTGCCTTTATATCAAACccaagaagaacaaaaagaaaaaagaaaggtaCAAGAACAGAGACAAGTTTTCTTCCAGTTGGCACAACACAAAAAATTACCAGAAGGGAAAACGATGCCTAACTTAGCAAAATGTTTGATGACTACAGTGATTAACCAAACTTAGTAGCATCTCATACATGATAGCAAGGAAAAGCAaaagttattatattattgaTATAAATCTAGCATTAGTCTTTATGCAACCAAGTGAAATAAAGGATTCAGTGACaaatacataaatattaatttaaggATTAAGTAACTAAAACAGAAGcattagaataattaaaaataacaacaaaaataggCTTCTAAAGTGATGATTGAACAGCTGAGACATTATCTATTATCTCCTTGAATAGGATTGATTATTGGCTTATGCTATGTGTACCAGAGAGAGTAGCAGAAATTAAAGCTATGTAACAACCTGCACTGGATACCTATGAATGCAATCTTCCCAAGGAGACTTGGGTGAAGCCTTGACATGCCTAAGTGACTGCCACACTGCCCTGTTACACTTAAATCCACTTCCAAATGCAATCTGCCACACCCTATTCCCCTTCCTCATTCTTCCCTTGGCTTCAGTGTATGCCAACTCATACCAAATAGAGCTTGAAGAAGTGTTCCCAAATCTGTGAAGTGTCATTCTAGAAGCTTCAACATGCATAGGCAGAAGCTGAAGATTCTTCTCAAGCTCATCAATCACAGCTCTCCCATCAGCATGAATGCAGAAATGATCAAATGCAAGCTTGAAATCATGTATATAAGGCTTCACTTTTGCATTCAGATGCTTCTTAAAAACCAAAGTAGCAAAGAACAGAAGCTGTTCACTTATTGGAAGAACAAGAGACCCCAAAGTTGTGATGTTAGTCTTCAAAGCCCCACCAACAATAGCCATAAGATCCTTTGAGAGAGAAACACCAGTTTTGCCATCATCATCTTGTTCTTGATACACACACCTGAAAGCTTTATCATCAGCACCCTTATGAGTCATCACAACATGAACAAGCTTGTACTTTGCTCTTCTCTTAACAGAGCCTTTGTTGGACAAGAAAACAGCAGAACCACCAACACAGAACAAACAATTTGGGATCATCATAGATTTCTTGTTCCCAAAGTACCAATTCTGAGTAATGTTCTCAATGCTAACAACAACAGCATAAGTGTTCCTATGAACTTGAAGCATGTCCTTAGCAAGATCAATGGCTATAACTCCTGCACTACAACCCATACCACCCAAATTGAAGCTTCTAATGTTACCCCTAAGCTTGTACTTGTTCACAATCATTGCAGAAAGTGAAGGAGTTGGGTTAAACAAACTGCAATTCACAACAAGAACACCAATATCCTTAGGCTTAATCTTTGTATTAGCAAAGAGATTATCCAAAGCACCAAACATAACATTCTCAGATTCTTCTCTTGCAGCAGCCATGGAAGGAGTTGGAGGGATATGATGCATGACTTCGGGTACATACTGACTATCGAAGTCTAAGGTTTTGTTCTTGGTTGAGCTTCTGCTCTTTGAACTCGAAGGAAGGAAACTGGAATGGAGATGAGTTTTTCTACTGAGCAGTCTGAGAAGAGgggggcagaatcgtgatggaGACAGAGGCCAGGCGACGAACACAACTCAGAAGACAGTGGTGGGTTGGAAGAATCTGCAACGACCAGACGAAGACGATGGTGACTGAGCGCCCGACGGACGGTGGCAGGAGCGCGATGGAGCAGATGAATACCAGGAACTGACGCGCCGAGGTCGAGGAAGAAGAAGCTGTGATtcttgaaggaggaagaagcaCGGACGACCAAACGACGATGGTAGTGCCTGAGAGCGACGGACGGCGGCAGTCCTTGCGGCAGTGGTGGAGAAGCTAGGGTTTAGGGGAGAAGTTGTTAAGATAGGGGTATTCAAAGGGTATTTTTGTCTAATCAAATAAAGGAATGATGTTTAAGTcttttcattaaaattaaataaaatttattttttatttttatttaattaaaagggtgttttagtaaaagtggtgatatattatatatttaaaaaagaaaaaattaaatgctgACGTGGAAAATAAATTCCATTTGTCTTATTGTTATTTGTCCACATTTTAAATGTATCGGTACGTATTAATTTATCATCGTACCGTAGCAAACACCTTAAATCAATTCAGATACATTCACAATCTCCTTCTTCGAGCTGGTATGCAACACTCCAAACCAATAAATACACCTATAATAAAATGGGAGCCACTCAGATAAAGACACctaaaatgtctttttttaaagatgttttttagtaattaaaatttaatatataatctattaaatcgtattatttttgtcaaaattaagcTAGACAAATTGATTTGACCCAAAAAATAGTAAATCAAATGTTGAActgatctaaattaatattattttttataaaaaataactacaataccctattataaaaaatgactaaaatacttctattatatatatatatatatatatatatatatatatatatatatatatattaattttgagaattctaaattctagtcttttatttttttgttgtcaTAGGGTttgaatttagaatttttagaatatatatatatatatatatatatatatatatatatatatatatatatataaaataggagtattttagtcattttctataataagagtattgtagtcattttctataaaaaaatcatattaatttagataaattcaaaatttgattcatcatttttcattcaaattaatttgtctaacctaattttgacaaaaataacacgatttaattgattatatatattaaattttaattattaaaaaacatcttttaaaaaagacgttttaaacGTCTTTATCTGAGTGGCTCCCATAATAAATACTTTAAGAATACATTTTAATAATGGGAACCCCTTTAAAAGTCCTACATTGTATTGTTCTATAGTAGAGGGGTTGCAGTATATAACAATCACAAGGTCAGATATTACTATATTAGTTACTCAGACTGAAAAGTAAACCACCCCGAATTCGTGGGGGATATTAAGATACAGAGTTATCAATTTCTTGAAATAATAAGAAACAATTTTTCTAGTATGTACCATATATGTTTTTACTTGTATAAGGTAAATACAAAGAGCAAATAATACTTTATcaattcaattttcttttaagtttggttttcAATTCTCTTTTCATCTCTTTACATTATTTCTATTTAAAAAAGTACTGAATTTAGAGTTTAGTTTATAAAGTTTATTTAATTATCTAAAACcttttaatatcttttaattttgtaagaaaaaaaaagacacTTATTTTCTTGAAGATTAAAGGTTAAAAAAGGCTTTcacattttttaatttcatttctttACTTTGATGCGCTCATACATGCTTGCTAAAATGGCCACTCGGATTTTGTGTCAAAGTTGCCGGCATTACAAACAAATTACATAGATAATGACTGATTGCAATTTTCATTGacaatttcaaatttaaaaaataagaaggCGGTGATAATGCTGTTGTCAAGTTCCCACTTATTAGCTGTACTatactaattaaaattaacgCGTAAATCTTTAGCCTTTTTACTTGGTAATATAGATACGATTCTTCTTTATATAATTGATTGGCCTTTTTATTTGAAGTTTGAACGGCATTTAATTTTAGATACCATTTTTCTTTGGATTTGGATTttctgaaatttaaattttattttagagagtaaaatatgatttttttattatttattttatagatgaaatcaaaaataaatataaaaaaaattattcaaaaataaaagatcatattttactctctaaaatacaaatttaaaatttagagaatctacattttttttatataattaattggCCTTTTGTTTGAAATTTGTACTGCATTTAATTTGTCTGTTCTTACTTAGTTACTTTTAGAATTTTCCTTTATATTTGGGATTACGAACATGTGCTCAAAAgacatattttataattttaaaaatattataaaaattaataaaaattaataattttatatttttaatatattaaatacataaaaaatttatatatatatatatataagtgttCACATGCAGATTGTCCAAGTATTCAATGACGATTTAGATGTGGGCAGCAAAAAGAccatatttttcttctctttttataTCACATTTATTAGCTCTTTTATTTTACatcatatttaaatattttaatataatttaaatattttaatttattgtaaatttttttaggttgaggtattatttaaaatttaagtgtGTTTTGGGCTTGAACGTGAAGTTCAAACGTCTAATAGTATTTTTTTCTAACATTTTTGTCTGGACGATAATAAAAGtgtaaaatccaaaaaaattatgaaaagattaattgaaaaattaattattaaattaaaataattaaaacgcACTTGGACAGGATTGaaaatcaaaaattaagaattcaaaaatttaacGATAATAATTGGATTCAGTGAAATTTTTTTAGTgggaaaatataattttctgcGAAAAAACGCGTAAAAACAAGTTCTGGTACTTTTGCCAGTTGTATTAGCTTAAATCTGCCTGTTACTATGAGTGAGAAAATTAATTTAGGAgtaaaatttaaagt
Above is a genomic segment from Arachis stenosperma cultivar V10309 chromosome 1, arast.V10309.gnm1.PFL2, whole genome shotgun sequence containing:
- the LOC130941462 gene encoding 3-ketoacyl-CoA synthase 4-like — translated: MHHIPPTPSMAAAREESENVMFGALDNLFANTKIKPKDIGVLVVNCSLFNPTPSLSAMIVNKYKLRGNIRSFNLGGMGCSAGVIAIDLAKDMLQVHRNTYAVVVSIENITQNWYFGNKKSMMIPNCLFCVGGSAVFLSNKGSVKRRAKYKLVHVVMTHKGADDKAFRCVYQEQDDDGKTGVSLSKDLMAIVGGALKTNITTLGSLVLPISEQLLFFATLVFKKHLNAKVKPYIHDFKLAFDHFCIHADGRAVIDELEKNLQLLPMHVEASRMTLHRFGNTSSSSIWYELAYTEAKGRMRKGNRVWQIAFGSGFKCNRAVWQSLRHVKASPKSPWEDCIHRYPVQVVT
- the LOC130980272 gene encoding nifU-like protein 5, mitochondrial — encoded protein: MCFVQDDSEIVAMIKELLETHIRPAVKDDGGDIEYRGFDLEVLNSLLFWDTGIVKLKMQGACSGCPSSSVTLKFSIENMLMHYVPELLESKIQEARSKKDTLKARAQSAKFVQTIF